One Castanea sativa cultivar Marrone di Chiusa Pesio chromosome 4, ASM4071231v1 DNA window includes the following coding sequences:
- the LOC142631531 gene encoding 2-alkenal reductase (NADP(+)-dependent)-like — MASGGGGVEEVTNKQVLFKEYVSGFPKESDMHVSTSGTIKLKVPEGSNVILVKNLYLSCDPYMRPRMKQPTPGNQSYVDSFKPGSPIVGYGVAKVLDSGHPDFKKGDLIWGMTGWEEYSLITTTQGLFKIHHTDVPLSYYTGLLGMPGTTAYIGFYEICSPKKGEHVFISAASGAVGQLVGQFAKLSGCHVVGSAGSKEKVNLLKNKFGFDEAFNYKEEPDLAAALKRYFPEGIDIYFDNVGGKMLDAVLLNMRVHGRIAECGMISQYNLEQPEGVYNLMSVVWKQIRMEGFLVFEHYHLYPKFLEFVLPHIKEGKITYVEDIAEGLESAPAALIGLFTGRNVGKQVVVVARE; from the exons ATGGcgagtggtggtggtggtgttgagGAAGTGACCAATAAGCAAGTGCTCTTTAAGGAGTATGTGTCAGGTTTTCCTAAAGAATCAGACATGCACGTGAGCACTTCTGGGACCATAAAATTGAAGGTTCCTGAAGGCTCCAACGTTATTCTGGTTAAAAATCTGTACTTGTCTTGCGATCCTTACATGCGTCCTCGTATGAAACAGCCCACTCCTGGGAATCAGTCCTACGTTGATTCATTCAAACCTGGTTCG CCCATTGTTGGATATGGAGTAGCTAAAGTTTTGGATTCTGGGCACCCAGACTTCAAGAAAGGCGACCTGATTTGGGGAATGACTGGATGGGAAGAATATAGTCTCATTACAACAACACAGGGTCTGTTTAAAATTCATCACACTGATGTGCCTCTCTCCTACTATACTGGACTTTTGG GTATGCCCGGTACGACTGCTTATATTGGTTTTTATGAGATTTGCTCTCCTAAGAAAGGAGAGCATGTCTTCATTTCAGCAGCTTCTGGGGCAGTAGGTCAACTTGTAGGACAATTTGCCAAGCTATCTGGCTGCCATGTCGTTGGAAGTGCTGGAAGCAAAGAAAAG GTCAATTTGCTGAAGAACAAGTTTGGTTTCGATGAGGCCTTCAACTACAAAGAAGAGCCTGACTTAGCTGCAGCTTTAAAAAG ATACTTTCCAGAAGGTATTGATATCTATTTTGACAATGTTGGGGGAAAGATGCTTGATGCCGTGCTACTCAACATGAGGGTCCATGGCCGCATTGCTGAATGTGGAATGATCTCACAGTACAACCTTGAGCAGCCTGAAGGTGTCTACAATTTAATGAGTGTGGTTTGGAAACAGATCCGGATGGAAGGATTCCTTGTTTTTGAACACTACCACCTCTATCCAAAGTTTCTGGAGTTTGTTCTGCCTCACATCAAAGAGGGGAAGATTACTTATGTGGAAGACATAGCTGAAGGCCTCGAGAGTGCCCCAGCAGCACTGATAGGGCTCTTCACTGGCCGCAATGTTGGAAAACAGGTAGTGGTAGTTGCTCGTGAATGA